From the genome of Lotus japonicus ecotype B-129 chromosome 6, LjGifu_v1.2, one region includes:
- the LOC130722872 gene encoding uncharacterized protein LOC130722872: MPCFTPHPSLLFLLFLSLFSLSSSTKTFHFHSLRIPDGVEVVGERGYGEVRPWGTRRSMAEDAAANTTTSLILAQHRTTRKDPLDHFNRYTGGWNISNRHYIASVVFTAVPFFVVAAVWFVVFGICLSFICLCYCCCRREPYGYSRLAYALSLIFLIFFTLAAIVGCIVLYTAQGKFHGSTSNTLKYVVSQADFTAENLRNVSDYLDAAKRIGVDAVFLPGDVQKNIDDVKTKINSSAVELSSKTGDNSRKIQDGLDGMRLALIILAAVMLFVAFLGFLFSIFGLQGLVYFLVIVGWILVAGTFILCGVFLFLHNVVADSCVAMDEWVLNPTAHTALDEILPCVDNATAQQTLLQSRDVTHELVNLVDKIINTVTNRNLPPAAGSLYYNQSGPLMPVLCNPYNPNLTTRSCAPGEVPVDNAREVWKNYTCQVSPAGICATPGRMTPTIYGQFEAAVNISYGLYHYVPFLVDLQDCTFVRETFTDISNQYCPGLRRDSKLIYVGLVMVSVGVMLSLILWVIYARERRHRVYTKQFTG; encoded by the exons ATGCCATGCTTCACACCACACCCTtctctcctcttcctcctctttctctctctcttctctctctcctcctccaccaaaaCCTTCCATTTTCATTCCTTACGTATTCCAG ATGGTGTTGAGGTCGTTGGTGAGAGAGGGTACGGCGAGGTGCGGCCATGGGGAACAAGGAGATCCATGGCGGAAGACGCTGCGGCCAACACCACAACTTCTCTGATATTGGCTCAGCATAGGACAACCAGGAAGGACCCTCTTGACCATTTCAACCGCTACACCGGTGGTTGGAATATCAGCAATCGCCATTACATTGCT TCGGTTGTTTTTACTGCGGTTCCCTtctttgttgttgctgctgtgtGGTTTGTGGTTTTTGGGATTTGTTTATCCTTCATCTGCCTCTGTTACTGCTGTTGCCGTAGGGAGCCGTATGGTTATTCTCGTTTGGCCTATGCTCTATCCTtgatcttcctcattttcttcACCCTTGCAGCAAT aGTTGGATGCATAGTCCTTTACACTGCTCAGGGGAAGTTTCATGGAAGCACCTCAAACACACTGAAGTACGTGGTCAGCCAGGCTGACTTCACTGCTGAAAACCTCAGGAACGTGTCAGATTATCTTGATGCAGCCAAGAGGATTGGAGTCGATGCTGTTTTTTTGCCCGGTGATGTTCAGAAGAATATCGATGATGTGAAAACAAAGATTAATTCTTCTGCTGTGGAACTCTCCAGCAAAACGGGAGATAATTCGCGTAAAATACAAGACGGCTTAGATGGAAT GAGATTGGCTCTGATTATTCTTGCTGCTGTTATGCTCTTTGTTGCTTTTCTAGGATTCT TATTTTCGATATTTGGGTTGCAAGGTCTAGTATACTT TTTGGTGATTGTTGGATGGATTCTTGTAGCAGGCACATTTATACTTTGTggtgtatttctttttcttcacaa TGTTGTTGCAGATTCATGTGTTGCCATGGATGAGTGGGTTCTGAACCCTACTGCACATACGGCCTTGGATGAAATTCTTCCGTGTGTGGATAATGCAACTGCGCAGCAAACCTTGTTACAAAGCAGGGACGTGACACACGAGCTTGTGAACTTAGTTGATAAAATCATTAACACCGTCACAAACAGGAACTTACCACCTGCTGCGGGGTCTTTGTATTACAATCAATCTGGCCCCCTCATGCCGGTTCTGTGCAATCCATATAACCCTAACCTCACAACTCGGTCATGTGCTCCTGGAGAAGTTCCCGTGGACAATGCTAGAGAG GTGTGGAAGAATTATACATGTCAGGTTTCCCCAGCAGGCATTTGCGCAACGCCTGGTCGGATGACACCTACCATTTATGGCCAATTCGAAGCTGCTGTAAATATAAGCTATGGCTTGTATCACTATGTTCCATTCTTGGTTGATCTACAAGACTGCACTTTTGTTCGGGAAACATTCACAGACATCAGCAACCAATATTGTCCTGGTCTGCGGAGAGATAGTAAATTGATTTATGTTGGTTTAGTTATGGTATCTGTTGGTGTGATGCTGTCTCTGATCCTTTGGGTCATATATGCAAGAGAGCGGCGGCATCGTGTTTACACTAAGCAGTTCACCGGATAG
- the LOC130726303 gene encoding uncharacterized protein LOC130726303 has product MAASSRKSSGPVLRPPSPAGRFTASGFASSTSTFSSHSTSFFHRSTSPTRVNHCGSSLRFSLDRSVSPNRSISVAGTGAVPAVTRKNNQQKRTCMCAPTSHPGSFRCSLHKSSGSRVVAAPYSPNRLNARRSAMTNSLVRIRGVEGELVKKALAALIRPSSHQQRRRGEFRPRPSRLAAMSKAEGEGDS; this is encoded by the coding sequence ATGGCCGCATCTTCTAGAAAATCAAGCGGACCAGTGCTCCGACCACCGTCGCCGGCCGGCAGATTCACCGCCTCCGGCTTCGCATCCTCTACTTCAACATTCTCCTCTCACTCCACCTCCTTCTTTCACCGCTCCACTTCCCCCACACGTGTCAACCACTGCGGTTCCTCCCTCCGATTCTCTCTCGACCGCTCCGTTTCTCCGAACCGCTCCATCTCCGTCGCTGGAACCGGAGCCGTACCGGCGGTCACACGGAAGAACAACCAGCAGAAACGGACTTGCATGTGCGCGCCGACATCGCACCCAGGCTCGTTCCGGTGCAGCCTACATAAGAGCTCCGGCTCTCGCGTGGTGGCGGCGCCGTACTCGCCGAACCGGCTCAACGCGCGGAGGTCGGCGATGACGAACTCGCTCGTCAGAATCCGCGGTGTCGAAGGGGAACTCGTGAAGAAAGCCTTGGCGGCGTTGATCCGGCCGTCGTCGCACCAGCAGCGCCGGCGGGGCGAGTTCCGGCCCCGGCCGAGCAGGCTTGCCGC
- the LOC130725508 gene encoding uncharacterized protein LOC130725508: MASRSASSSSSSRTCMCSPTTHPGSFRCSMHKNRPRSVLPRNTSNYNPHRSDSSKANSLKAILLQIIKPSNQDLHRRKNFQPKPTRFYLMNSNTDPLIAVS, translated from the coding sequence ATGGCCTCAAGaagtgcttcttcttcttcatcatcacgAACATGCATGTGTTCACCCACCACACATCCTGGTTCATTCAGGTGCAGCATGCACAAGAACAGGCCTCGATCTGTGCTTCCTAGAAACACCTCCAATTACAACCCTCATCGTTCGGATTCATCTAAAGCTAATTCTTTGAAGGCAATTCTCCTTCAGATTATTAAGCCATCTAACCAGGATCTTCACAGAAGGAAGAATTTCCAGCCAAAGCCTACTCGGTTTTATTTGATGAACAGTAATACAGATCCACTGATTGCAGTCTCTTGA
- the LOC130726664 gene encoding 40S ribosomal protein S20-2, with product MAYAAMKPTKPGLEESGEQIHKIRITLSSKHVQNLEKVCSDLIRGAKDKRLRVKGPVRIPTKVLNITTRKSPCGEGTNTWDRFELRVHKRVIDLYSSPDVVKQITSITIEPGVEVEVTIADA from the exons ATGGCTTACGCTGCAATGAAGCCTACGAAGCCAGGGTTGGAGGAGTCTGGAGAGCAGATCCATAAGATTAGGATCACTCTTTCCTCGAAGCATGTCCAGAATCTCGAAAAGG TTTGCAGTGACTTGATTCGTGGTGCTAAGGATAAGCGCCTCAGGGTTAAGGGACCTGTTAGGATTCCAACTAAAGTTCTTAACATTACCACCAGGAAATCCCCATGTGGAGAAG GTACCAACACATGGGACAGATTTGAGCTGCGTGTGCACAAGAGAGTCATTGATCTCTACAGTTCACCTGATGTGGTCAAGCAGATTACCTCAATCACAATTGAACCTGGTGTTGAGGTTGAGGTGACCATTGCAGATGCTTGA